The following coding sequences are from one Bos indicus x Bos taurus breed Angus x Brahman F1 hybrid chromosome 5, Bos_hybrid_MaternalHap_v2.0, whole genome shotgun sequence window:
- the AMIGO2 gene encoding amphoterin-induced protein 2, with protein MSLRLHALPTLPGVVRPGCKQLLCLLVITMTVSRGASGVCPTACICATDIVSCTNKNLSRVPGNLFRLIKRLDLSYNRIGLLDSEWIPVSLVKLNTLIIRHNNITSISTDSFSTTPNLKCLDLSSNKLKTVKSAVFQELKVLEVLLLYNNHISYLDPSAFGGLSQLQKLYLSGNFLTQFPMDLYVGRFKLAELMFLDVSYNRISSLPMHHINLVPGKQLRGIFLHGNPFVCDCSLYSLLIFWYRRHFSSVMDFKNDYTCRLWSDTRHFHQVLLLQDSFLNCSDSIINSSFRALGFIHEAQVGERLMVHCDGKTGRANTDFMWVGPDNRVLEPDKEMENFHVFPNGSLVIESPRFEDAGVYSCVAMNRQRLLNETVDVTINVSNFTINKSHAHEAFNTAFTTLAACVASIVLVLLYLYLTPCPCKCKHKRRKNMLNQSNVHASILTSGPDSDAPTDERKAGAGKRVVFLEPLKDTAAGQNGKVRLFPSETVIAEGILKSTRVKSDSDSVNSVFSDTPFVAST; from the coding sequence ATGTCTTTACGTTTACACGCACTGCCCACCCTGCCTGGAGTTGTCAGACCGGGCTGCAAGCAACTGCTGTGTTTGTTGGTTATCACGATGACTGTGAGCCGTGGCGCCTCCGGGGTGTGCCCCACTGCTTGCATCTGTGCCACTGACATCGTCAGCTGCACCAACAAAAATCTGTCCAGGGTGCCTGGGAACCTTTTCAGGCTGATCAAGAGACTGGATCTGAGTTACAACAGAATTGGGCTTCTAGATTCTGAGTGGATTCCTGTATCGTTGGTAAAGCTGAACACCCTCATTATTCGGCACAACAACATCACGAGCATTTCCACGGACAGTTTTTCCACCACTCCAAATCTGAAGTGTCTTGACTTGTCATCCAACAAGCTGAAGACCGTGAAAAGTGCAGTGTTCCAAGAGCTGAAGGTTCTGGAAGTGCTCCTGCTTTACAACAATCACATTTCCTATCTGGATCCTTCAGCGTTTGGAGGGCTCTCCCAACTGCAAAAACTGTACTTAAGTGGAAACTTTCTCACGCAGTTTCCCATGGATTTGTATGTTGGAAGGTTCAAGCTGGCAGAACTGATGTTTCTAGATGTTTCTTATAACCGGATCTCCTCTCTGCCAATGCATCATATAAATTTAGTGCCAGGAAAGCAACTGAGAGGTATCTTCCTTCATGGAAACCCCTTTGTCTGTGACTGTTCTCTCTACTCCTTGCTGATCTTTTGGTACCGTAGGCACTTCAGCTCAGTGATGGATTTTAAGAATGATTATACCTGTCGCCTATGGTCTGACACTAGGCACTTCCATCAGGTGCTTCTGCTCCAGGATAGCTTCCTGAACTGCTCTGACAGTATCATCAATAGTTCCTTCCGTGCCCTTGGCTTTATTCACGAGGCTCAGGTCGGGGAAAGGCTGATGGTCCACTGTGACGGCAAGACTGGTAGGGCAAATACCGATTTCATGTGGGTCGGTCCAGATAACAGAGTGCTGGAGCCCGATAAGGAGATGGAAAACTTTCATGTGTTTCCCAATGGAAGCCTGGTTATAGAAAGTCCTCGTTTTGAGGATGCTGGAGTGTATTCCTGTGTTGCAATGAATCGGCAACGTCTGTTAAATGAAACTGTGGATGTTACAATAAACGTGAGCAATTTCACCATAAACAAATCCCATGCACACGAGGCATTTAACACAGCTTTTACCACTCTTGCAGCCTGCGTGGCCAGCATTGTTTTGGTACTTCTGTACCTCTATCTGACACCATGTCCCTGCAAGTGTAAACACAAGAGACGAAAAAATATGCTAAACCAAAGCAATGTCCATGCATCTATTCTCACTTCCGGCCCTGATAGTGATGCCCCCACTGATGAACGGAAGGCAGGGGCCGGGAAAAGAGTAGTGTTTTTGGAACCCCTGAAGGATACTGCAGCAGGGCAGAATGGGAAAGTCAGGCTCTTTCCCAGTGAAACGGTCATAGCTGAGGGCATCTTAAAGTCCACGAGGGTGAAATCCGACTCAGATTCAGTCAATTCAGTGTTTTCAGACACACCCTTTGTGGCGTCCACTTAA